Part of the Virgibacillus natechei genome is shown below.
ACGTGGTGATGACGATGTAAAGAACAGAAATTTTAACCTGCGGCCATACAAGTGGCAACGTCACTTTCCAAAATTGCTTCCAGCCATTTGCCCCATCAATCTCAGCCGCTTCATAATAACTTTTCGATATATTCGCAATACCACCCATAAGCATTAACATAAACAAACCAATACCAGCCCATATCGACGGTAAAACCAGACTTGGCAGTGCCCATGTTTCACTACCTAACCAAGGCCGCGTCCAACTTTCTAATCCAAGAAACTCTAGACCCGAATTAACTAAACCTAAGTTTGGATTATAAATGAATGTCCAAAGTATACCAATTACGACGACCGACATAATGTTCGGAAAGAAAAAGACGATGCGATAAAAAGGCGCCTCCTTTATTTTCATTTGCGTTAAAGCAACGGCAAAGAACATGGCGAGTATCATAATACCAATAATCTTCGTTACCACTAGAAAATAATCATGAATTATTGTATTTGGTATAATTGCATCATTTATTAACCGTATGTAATTCTCTATTCCAATGTATTCCATATTTGCTGATGAACCTGAAAAATCAAAGAAGGAATAGTACAACCCGCTAAACAAAGGATAGAGTGTAAAGATAGAAAACATAATAAAAGTCGGAACTAAACAAAAGGCCAGAAACATATATTTTTGTTTTTTAGACTGTACCATTCA
Proteins encoded:
- a CDS encoding carbohydrate ABC transporter permease, which produces MVQSKKQKYMFLAFCLVPTFIMFSIFTLYPLFSGLYYSFFDFSGSSANMEYIGIENYIRLINDAIIPNTIIHDYFLVVTKIIGIMILAMFFAVALTQMKIKEAPFYRIVFFFPNIMSVVVIGILWTFIYNPNLGLVNSGLEFLGLESWTRPWLGSETWALPSLVLPSIWAGIGLFMLMLMGGIANISKSYYEAAEIDGANGWKQFWKVTLPLVWPQVKISVLYIVITTLNGSFIIVQVMTGGGPNNSTHVMGSYLYQQAFVQYNFGYGTAIGVMILILSLITVFILQLLMRRDKVEY